The stretch of DNA AGAGATGGACAGTACTTCCTCATTATACGTACCACTacacgaatgacttattcacctagacagaGGTAGATCGAGCAAGCAAATGCATGCATGATCATTTATGGCCAGCAGCTGCATGTGCCAACGCATGGTCGTCATCGCAAAATAGTGTTGTGCGTACGTACGTGTACCTCTCCAGCATAACTGTATGCACGCATGAACGCTGCATCTACGTACGTTAACAACCATGCCACGTGGATGTGGTACGCACCTGAGAGGACGACGAGGTCCTGGAGGCCGAGGCCCTTGCCGGAGAAGTTGGTGAGGAGAATGTCGAAGGTGGAGGACGGCGCCGGGATCTCGTTCAACGCCTGCGTGTCGCTGGACACGGTGCCGTCCCGCCGCCCCGTCTCCACCTCCCACAGCTTCTTCCCGTACTGGAACGACACCGAGTCCCGCGCCGCCAGCGCCACGATGTCGGCGCACGAGACCACCCCCGGGCACGCCCGCTCCAGCGCCGCCTTCACCTCGTCGATGACCTCGAACCCGGCCAGCGACAGGTTCGGCGGCGCGTCCTTCTCCGCCGTGTTGGTCGGCGAGTCCAGAAGCACCGACGCATCGCACCCCTATACACCAGAAAACAACGTGTAATTAAATTGGTCGCATCAACTTGccaaacaaacatagacatgcaCTGACTACTGCGCCTACCCtgacgaagcagtcgtggaagaaCATGCGGAGGAGCTTGGCGGCGAGCTCGCGGTTGCCGGCGACGTGCTTCCACACCACCTTCTGCGCGATGTCCTCCGCCTGCGGGCAGCTCTTCTTGTAGAAGCCCTTCTTCAGCCCGGCCGCCTGCGCCGCCGCAATGCTGACGCTGCCGGCGAGGACCAGTGCCACGGCCACCAGGCACACCATGCCCTTCATCATGTTATTACCTAGGCTACCTCCGAACAAATGGTCTTTGGTGTGAGTTGACGAACGAGACCTCTAGATAGCAAGCTCTATATAAAGCTCCCCTCTCTCTAGCTAACTTTATGTGAATCGGTGAAGACGTGCACATCACACATGACACACATGCATATACCTGTATTACTTAGTATAGTACCATCGCTGATACGACAACTATATACttgcctaagggcatctccaacggcaacccatGAATTTCCTCCCGAATCCGTCCGCGGATAATGAAGACCAATCCACGCACATAGATGCAGGAGAACGTCATTCAACCGTAGCcgcatatatttcaaactctttttcaacaaacataatgaaattcatgcaaacaaggcCGGACTACATATAAATATGACGGATTTAATACAAATCGGGTGAAAATGATTCaactaaaaaacaaaaactatATGCACATACAGCTTCACTCCCACGACACGGATACTCTACGGCCGGCCgcggcggatccctttgtcttcccacTGTACAGCAGCCCGCTAACCGGACTGCTGGGAGTTCCGGATGCATATTCTTTATGTCAATTTGGTGAAGACATACGCATCACACATGACATATGCATATACCTGTATTACTTAGCATAGTACCATCGCTTACACGGCAACTACATACTTGCCTAATTAAGATAGCAAACACACCTCATTAATAGATGTATTGTTATGTTTGATTGGGTTTATGTTACATACTTCGGGTATGCATGGGCATGCTTTAGGTCTAAGTCTCTCTCTCCAATGGAGAATACTTTATACGTACGTACTGCGTACCTATGTGTGTGTGTGATTGTTGAGCGTTTGACCCCCTTGTCGTGGGATTAATGTGGGCTTTATTAGTTTCTCAACTACCACCCGTTATCGGAGGCGATCATGATATGACGTGAACATTTCAACGTCGATCTCTAGCTAGCTACTCTAGTACTACGTGCCTACACCAGCTTCATCACTTTATTTCTCGATTACGTTGCAAATTTACATCCATTTTATCACCTCTTCTGTGCTTGCCCACATTATCGGTGCCATCAACATATCCGAGGCAAGCTGTTGTGCGTAACGTGCATGTCACAAAATTGGTCAACAAGTGATTTGATCGAGCAGTGCAGGACAATCGATCGTTGCCGCTCCCCAGCATGCATTAAACTTTGTTGTTAGAGGTTGTGAGCGTAGTACAGAGAATAAAAATAATAGTATGGTGTGATGTTACGTGGACCCGCTAAGAGATACTAATAGTTAATTAGCCCATGCACGAGACTTGTATGACTTGTGGTTGAAGCATGGCAAGGACACGAGGCCTAGCTAGAGGTTGGTTTCATGCATGTCCATGGCCAACCACCTGGTAGCCGTGCAGCATCTCTAGCCACAGCCCACAGCTAGCACGCCCTCGTTAGAGGCCGCCAGGCCGGACATATGTGTTAACCCAGGTGCAATGTGCTTTAAGACACAGATGGTAGATTAGCAGTGTCGGCGAGCGTACGGTCATAGTGCACTGTTGAGATGAACAGACAGATCTGAGCGAGGCTCGTCTTGTTCGCGACGGTACATGGCCGCCCTGATCCAAAATTTCACGGGTACTGTACATCACTGGACGTGTTGCAAAATACTCCATTGACTGAACCACAATGAGTATTATGAATCAGATAGAGTAGTAGTCAGCTCAAGCATACTGTACATAGCTCTTCACGGCTCCTACAGAAGACTTGAGGTCATGTACAATGCTAGCTGCTTACGAAGGTGCTTATACCAAAATAAACCGGTTTTTTCTTAAGCATCAGTGCTTAATTTTACAAGAGAGACGCCTAATTAAACATCTACTCTCTACAAATAAGCACTGGGTGCTTAAAGAAACACTGATTTGTTTTCCTAAGCACCGATGTTCACTTTCATGAGCTCCTTCGTGTCCGTTGATTTTGGCTTCCATGGATGGATCCTTTTTGGCTACACTCCTAGCGACCCCAAGGCCCCATCCTATTTAGGATTAAGGCGCTACTTATAACGTTAAGCATAGGTGACTCACACCCTTGATAGCAATGGGCCAAACCATCTAAGGCAGTTTTGGTGAGATGCTAGTCCCAGTTTTTGGAAGCTTCTGGAAGCTTCCTAGATTGGTTTTGGGGAACTCCTGGAAGCTTCTTGGAGGCTTTTCCTTTTTTCGTTTCTTGTTTTATGGATCGGTTTTCAcggattatttttctttttccctttcctatttgttttatttgttttttcagttgatgaaccttttcaaattcatttttttaaaattgGTGAAATTTTTCTCTAATTTATGAACTTTTCAATTTTGTAACTTTtgggaacttttttcaaattgacaGAAAAATCAACTTCATGTTTTTTTCTaaccttttcaaattcatgaacctttttaaAATTGATAACTTTTTCAAATTCTGTGAACTTCCTTTTCAATCTCAtgaatttttcttaattttttatttttttaaatcatgATTTTTAGCTTTGTTTTTAAAAAAATCACGGATCTTTTCCAGTTTGTCGGGAGAGGCGTGTGAGTCCTTCGGTGACTAGCGGGCACAACACACAATTGTATATATTGCTTGTAAGAATCCTTTCCATAGCAATCCATCACAAGGGGTACGTAGACAATCCAGCACATCATAAATCAAGGCGCAGTGAGCGAATCACACTGAACGGTTTGGGCAACCTCTAAAAGGTTCCCGAACTATTCTTCTCTTTTACTGCTCTGTCTGGTTTGTCTTGTTTTTGTTttcttccctttttattttttttcttctttgtttttcgaacattcataatttttttaaaaatatttgacattttaaaaattgttcatatttTCGAAATTTCTTTATGTTTTTAGAAAATGCTTgaaatttcaaaaacatgttcgAGTTTTACAAAAAATGTTCAGAGTTTCAAGAAGTTTTCACAATTTTGTAATTCGTTTTTTTCTTTAGATCAGCAAACaattttttaaatcatgaacattttttaatatcagatttttttttcaaatccatgaataattttggaatttaaatAAGTTTTTCAAGTTCAAAAAGTTAttttgaattcgtgaacattttttgaattcaacgaCTTGGTTTCAAATCCCTGAATTCATGAATATATTTTTTAATCCATGAGCATTTTTGAATTTTTATAACTTTTTTAATTATCAAATATTTTTTCCAATTCACAAGCATTTTTTAAATCTGCAATCATTTTTATGAATTTGGATGGATATTTTGAATTCCTGAATTTTTTGAACTTCAAATAAACATGCCAAAAAAAGACACAAAATGTAAACACGAAAAAATAGGCATGAGCTTCGGTCTCTAGCTCTGACTGGGCTTGTTGGATCATGCCGATGTCACATTCAACATGAGCGACCTACTCGCTACGAGAAATACAgttgaaatcactaattaaggggtAGACCTTACAAATTTTGCTCTCACCTTCTCTGTTGCTGACAAGTGGAACGTTGCATGTGCGTTACTTGTCAAAACTTAGGAGCTTTTACCTTCTTTCGAAGATTTGAGTTTTATAAATGTTTTAACTCTTGAATTGTGCATTCCAGGAAGCACATTcgtcttttttttttactttttggggAAGCACAACTATCCTTTTTCTTTTTCGGGCCATGGAAGCATAGttgtgcttctcgcggaagcaCATGCTGTGCTTTTTCATTCTCTGGAAGCACAACCGTGTTACTCATGGAAGCACAGGTTGTACTTTTTCCTTTTTTGAGAAAGCACAATGGTGTGTTTTTCCTTTTATGAAAACATAGATTGTGCTTTTCATTTTCGGAAGCACAATTGTGCATCTCGTGGTAGCACATGCTATGTTTTTCTCTTTTCAGAAAGCACATATGTTGTGCCTCTCGTGGAAAAGCACCGCTTCTAAAAAAACAGTTTTTCGCCAAAACCTTGGGAAACCCAAGCAACAACCGAAAAGCCGAAAAACCCCAAAAAATTGAAAAGCCAAATAAAGCTaaaacaccccccccccctcaaaACCTAGGAAAatccaagcaaaaaacaacaatatgaaaaacacaagaaaacaaaaggctggTAAATCTCGCATCTCTTGTGATTCTCATGGCTCGTTCCATCTTTCTGTGGGTTTTTTCTGCaagaaaacttccaatctattaatCAACTGTAAGGTAGTACAAAGAATACCAGAAGTAAAAANNNNNNNNNNNNNNNNNNNNNNNNNNNNNNNNNNNNNNNNNNNNNNNNNNNNNNNNNNNNNNNNNNNNNNNNNNNNNNNNNNNNNNNNNNNNNNNNNNNNNNNNNNNNNNNNNNNNNNNNNNNNNNNNNNNNNNNNNNNNNNNNNNNNNNNNNNNNNNNNNNNNNNNNNNNNNNNNNNNNNNNNNNNNNNNNNNNNNNNNNNNNNNNNNNNNNNNNNNNNNNNNNNNNNNNNNNNNNNNNNNNNNNNNNNNNNNNNNNNNNNNNNNNNNNNNNNNNNNNNNNNNNNNNNNNNNNNNNNNNNNNNNNNNNNNNNNNNNNNNNNNNNNNNNNNNNNNNNNNNNNNNNNNNNNNNNNNNNNNNNNNNNNNNNNNNNNNNNNNNTTCTAAAAAAACAGTTTTTCGCCAAAACCTTGGGAAACCCAAGCAACAACCGAAAAGCCGAAAAACCCCAAAAAATTGAAAAGCCAAATAAAGCtaaaacacccccccccccccaaaacctAGGAAAatccaagcaaaaaacaacaatatgaaaaacacaagaaaacaaaaggctggTAAATCTCGCATCTCTTGTGATTCTCATGGCTCGTTCCATCTTTCTGTGGGTTTTTTCTGCaagaaaacttccaatctattaatCAACTGTAAGGTAGTACAAAGAATACCAGAAGTAAAAAATACATTCAGATTTGTAGACCACCTAGtgatgactacaagcactgaagtgagCTGATGGTGCGCCGCCGTCTTCGTCCCTCCCACaacggagccgggcaaaccttgttgtagtagacagtcagaaaGTCGTCGTGTTAAGACCCCATAGAACCAACACACTAGAATAACAACCACCACCGATGAAGAAAACATAGATAGGAAGGATCCAACCTGCAGACACGAGATCATAGATGAACGAAGATATGATCCACGTGGATCCGCCGAAGACAAATGCTgaccgaatcccgcgagatccgccggagacaaacctccacacgtCCTCCGGCGATGCTACAAACACCGTCTGGACATGGACTAGACGGGGAAAATCTTATTCCATCTTTGTCGCCGCCCCGCCTCTTTGAGCAGGacataaaccctaacaaaacttaaaATACCATGAAAAAATGGGGCCCTCCCGCCAGCAAGAGTCGGggtccaccgcgcctccatggacATAAGACCACAGGAGACGAGGTAAACCGACGGCGGCACAGGCGGGAGGCACGAGAAACCCTAGCCAAAGGGTCCTCTTTCTTCCCATCTTCCCGCGGGTTAGATGCGCTGATTCCGTAGTGCAATCCTTGTTTCTGCTCATGCGCTCTTAGTTCATGTCGTTCGTCCTATACATAACTTAGAGATGTCGTTTTAGCTTGTTTTCTTCCTACTATCAATTAAATGGTACACACGCTGAAAGTCTTATTCTGATCGCGAGCTCAAATGCACCctcatgaacagtaaaataaaaaagtagttaaactttttaaaaaaaatatgaatttgtttgGTGGTAAACTTTGTAAAATATTTTGTATGGTTGCAAAATTTCAGCacgaaatgacattcgtggaagccGTGACAAAATAACAAAATCAGTACTCCAAAATGCTTTCTAAACTAGCATTTATGGAGCATCCATTTTGTTTATTTTTTGCCACGACTTTACACGAATGTCATTTTGTGCTGAAattttcaagcatacaaaacatttttcaaagtttaccaccaaaatttttagatttttttgaagttttttttGGTTTTACTGTTCATCAGTGTGCTTTAATTTGAGCTCAGGAGCATATACTCACAGCTGCACTAAAACATTTCTAAGTTTTGGATTCTTCTTATGCTGACTATGTGTGTAGACGATGCCGAACTCCCTCTAATTAAGCTGGGGATCTCATTAAGCAATAACCCCTGGTAAGTGGTAAGTGTCACTGAAGTTTCTGCAGGTGGTCCAAATTTCAAGTTCAAGTTCTGGACTCATTCAGTCATTCTTCAACGAATATTCTCATGGCTTGCCGGTAAGTTTTCCAAGTAATCTGACCAGGAATTTGCTAATACTTGCGTAATTCCTATAAATAGGCCTGCATGCCTGCACAGCTGCACCACAGAGGTACCGAGCTGGTTTCAGAGTGGTTGTTTACAGGTATTGTACTAGGTTCAGAGTGGCAAGATTGTACAGCAGTCTGAACTTTCGGCCAACCATGGCTTATGCTCACCATTTTACTACTTGTTTTCCAGGATCGTCATCTTGGAGCATTTCAGCTTGTGGGCCTCGGAGTCGGAGATCTGTTGAAGAAGAATGGGAAAGCGCAACCCCAACAATGTCAAGAAGAGCATCTGGCAGCTCCTCTGCGGCTGTGGGTCGCCTCACACCCGCAACTAATCAAGATCGGAATTGTATGGACGACAAAGCGATAGGTCGCCAGAAGTTGCTTGATGTCGAGTTTAAAAAGTGTATGTGATTAGATATTGCTGAGTTGTTTGGTTAAACTGGTTTGTAGTCGTGTGGTTGTATCAGACTAGCTTCTCCTGCAGAAATTACGGAGCCATGTAAACGAGTTTCATGTGATGAGATTCAGAAATAAATCTCCCAAACTTGTTTTGTTTACTTGTCATGCGTGTGAATCCCTGCGAGATTAGAACCTTGTGGCACCTGGCGAAAAACTTTCAAGTTGAAATGAACCGCGTAAGTTTAGTTTGCGTCAAACATGGATTTCCGTTACGTGCACCATTAGCAGTGGTTGAAGTTGAACCGTTCCAAGCCGATGTGGAGACCTTCCATGCTTCAGTCATGGGAGCTTTGCTAGCCTTCAACGGACAGCCAGACACACGGACCATTCTCAGTATTTCAGTCTCCGTGTACGCGTACGATATGTGGCCTAACGAATTGTGTCACACGGGTGCCGACCAGCAAATCCTTGAATGATTGAACATTGAAGGCATCAAATCTGGGGGAGCCATGTTAAAATTAGAGGTAATAGCATCCTAGGTAACCTAACTTGCACGaaatgtgatgatttagtcccaaaCTTGTAAAATGCAACCCTATCATACCGTAACTTGCATTGTATGTGACGTTTTAATCCCAGATCAATCACAGCTCCATAATTGGCAGCCAGGTGGCTGGCCCGGTCAGCGCACACACTTTTGCAGAACCCCCTGCCGTTTTCTTTAATCAACCTCAGCTACAGCCATTTCGTGATCCCGCCGGAGTTCGGCGGCATTCCCGTGGCTGTCAGCCTTGACCTCCGGGGGAACGACCTCGCCGGCGTGATCCCGCAGGTGGGCTCGCTCGTCAACCAGGGCCCCACCGCCTTCGACGACAACCCGAGGCTCTGCGGGTTTCCGCTCAAGATCGAGTGCGCCGGAGAGAGGGAAGAATCCCGCAGACGAACAGTGGAATGAACCCTGGTGCAGCGGCGCAGGTTGGAAGGCCGCCGAAGCGTCGGTCGTCGCCCACGGTGCCGATTCTGGCCGTCATTGTGGTGGCGGCCATCGTTGCCGGGCTAGTGCTGCAGTGGCAGTGCCAGAGGACTGCTCGTCGGCCGCTTCCGAGGACTGGTTCCGGCaggcccgcctcgccgccgtcaaaTGGATCCTTGAAGTGAGCACTCACTCAGCTCCTCGCTCTCACGATTATTGGTGCGAGCATCGATCGATCGGTCACTGACGCCTTTGGAACCGGCATCTGATTTGCATTTGCAGACTCGGGGCTGCTTCGGGTTCGGCCACCGCACGACGTACCTGGCCATCGCCTACTTCGACCGCTTCTTCCTCCGGCGACGTGTCGATGTAATCAATCACCGCACCGCCGCCGTAAAACAAATTTAGCCTCTCTGCTTCTTAGGAACGGGAGGATGATGTGGTTGTGTGCGTGCAGAGGGCGGCCATGCCGTGGGCGGCGCGCCTCCTGTCCGTGGCCTGCGTCTCCGTGGCGGCCAAGATGGAGGAGTACTGCGCGCCGGCGCTGTCGGAGCTCGACGCCGGCGGCGTCTACGAGTTCTGCTCCGCCTCCGTTCGCCGGATGGAGCTGCTCGTGCTGTCCACGCTCGGCTGGCGCATGGCCGCCGTTACGCCGTTCGACTACCTTCCTTGCTTCTCCTCCCGGCTCGACCGGCAcgacggccgcggcggcggcgggcatgaCCCCGCCCGCGTCGCCCTCAAGTCCATCGGCTCCATCTTTGCCACAGCCGAAGGTTCATCTTCGTCCTGCACACCTTCTGAAAAGAAATCTTGCGAACTTTCTTGCATTTTGTCTGATTGATTTGCGCTGTGTTCATGCAACCGGCAGTGTGCTGGATTACAGGCCATCTACTGTGGCTGCAGCTGCAATCTTGGCTGCATCCTATTAAGCTCTACTGACCAAAGAAGCACTGGAGTCCAAGATGGACAATCTATCTCCATCATGCCCCATTGAGAAGGTTTCTTGCACAAACTAAATAAATAACCCTTTTGCATCACTTTGATCATAGTAATGTTTCATTTGGATGATGAAATGAGCATTGGGTTTGAACAACCTTTGTCTGTTACATTGATCAGGAGCATGTACATGCCTGCTACAGCATGATGGTTGGCGACTTGAAAAGCAGAATGAGCCATGGCAAGAGATCATTGCCATGTCCAGACTCCAATGAAGTTGCCACCAGTACATATGATTCTGTTCTTGTTGATGATGTTGCCGACACCGCCGCCTTCATCGCAGCTGTGTCGGAGATGAACAAGCAGATCAGACTGGCAGCTGGATGGCGGCATCGTGTACAGGGTCGTCCCCGGCCGCGGCACCGACGTAGCCGTCGCCGTCTCAGTGAGCCCAACGACGGCGATGGCACTGAGTCCGGGTGGCGCCGGCGCCGTGCCTTTGAGGCCGAGGCTGCACCCATTGCCTATGTTGCCACTGCCGAGCACGGAGACGCGGCCACAGCCTTGCATCCGCAGAAGAGATGGTTGCGTCCAGCGGGATTCCTCGTCGTATTCCGTGGCTGGTGTTCATCATTTGGTGGAGGCTCAGGACAGAGTAGCGCCGCCCGCTGCAGCTCGACGGGTGGCACAACAATGAACGAGAGACCATGAGAACACTGATGAGGCCATGGAGTGGAGGCGCTCGAATGCGCAGCTCGGCGACATCGTCGGTGCGTAGAAAACCAGTCTCAGCGACGCGACATCGTCGCCGGTGGAACTGAGAAAATATTGATAGCGGCCATGCGGCTTCTACTTGACGACTCGGTGCGATGGCCGCGGCCGTGTGGCTTCCCTCGGCGACTCCACAACTCGGCGcgaaggcggcgacggcggcttccAGTCGACAACTCGGCGTGTGCGCTCGGCGGCGGCCACTTCCCTCGGCGACTTGGCACGCATGGACGGCGGCGGCCACTTCCCTCGGCGACTTGGCACGCATGGACGGTGGCGGTTTCAACTTGCCGACTCAGCTCGCTTCCGCTACTGCTTTCGTTCGTCGAGTCGGCGAATATCAGTTGCGATGAGTATCCGTATATAATCGTGTTTTCATAAAAACGTGTATTAGTAGTTTTTCGTAAAACGCATATTCCTGGCTTTGTGGAAACTGAATCTTGCTAATCCACGTTTTTACTGCGGGGCCCAAACATGGTTTAAATTTGTTACACGG from Triticum dicoccoides isolate Atlit2015 ecotype Zavitan chromosome 6A, WEW_v2.0, whole genome shotgun sequence encodes:
- the LOC119318020 gene encoding peroxidase 27-like, producing the protein MMKGMVCLVAVALVLAGSVSIAAAQAAGLKKGFYKKSCPQAEDIAQKVVWKHVAGNRELAAKLLRMFFHDCFVRGCDASVLLDSPTNTAEKDAPPNLSLAGFEVIDEVKAALERACPGVVSCADIVALAARDSVSFQYGKKLWEVETGRRDGTVSSDTQALNEIPAPSSTFDILLTNFSGKGLGLQDLVVLSGGHTIGIGNCNLFSSRLFNFTGKNNPTDTDPSLNPPYAKFLQRQCRRNQQDPNDNTTVVPMDPASSTSFDSHYFVNLKARQGMFTSDATLLTNGRAAALVDKLQDNGVFFDHFKNSIKRMGQIGVLTGASGQIRNKCNVVNS